GTCTTTTTTACTTTTTATTGGTTTAAGCTGAATTTTGATCAAGGAGGTTTTGCGTCTTTTGTTCTTCTTTGTGGTATTACCGTTAATGCTAGCATATACGTCTTAAATGAATATAACATGATTAGGCGTTGTTATCCTCGTATGAGTGCTTTGCGTGCTTATACAAAGGCTTGGAACGCAAAGGTCATCCCTATTTTCTTGACCGTGATTTCCACAATGTTAGGTTTTGTTCCTTTTATGGTAGGCATTGATAAAGAAGCTTTTTGGTTTCCTCTCGCGGCAGGGGTTATAGGTGGTTTGGTTATGTCGGTTATCGGTATTTTCTTTTTTCTTCCTGTTTTTGCTTTGCGCCGCCAGACTATTATTTCTTCTAAATAGAACTTTTGATACTAGGCTGATTTTTTTATCATCTTCCATATATGCTTATTTCACAATGAATGCAAATTTGTCAGTATTTGCCGTTAATCGCTGTTAAGGCATTGATATTCACTGTTAAAAGAGAACAAAAAAGAGTGACAAGAAGAATAACAGAATATTTTTTGTCGTTATTTTAACGTCAGTAATGTTAAACAAGGGGTGATTATTAACAATTTAAACTATAGATAATATGAAACAGACAACTAAAAACATTCTGGGGGTATGTGTTATTGTACTTCTTAGTGCAGGAGTTGCAGGACTTACTTCTTATATGGTGTTAAAACCAAAAGCTAAGCCTTTAGCTTATGATGAATTATTTGAGCAGAATTCAAATGCCCGTCTGACTTCTTATGAGGGGGTTAATGCACAGCCTGTTGATTTGACTTTGGCTGCAGAGAAATCCGTTCATGCTGTAGTGCATATTAAATCAACGCAACTTTCTAAAGTAAAAACAGTGGATCAGCAAGAGCCTGATTTATTCGATTTCTTCTTTGGTAATGGTGCTCGTTCGGGTCGTCAACGACAGATGAGGACTAGACCTAGAGTAGGCTATGGATCGGGGGTTATTATCTCTAAGGATGGATATATTGTGACGAATAACCATGTGATTGATGGGGCTGATGAAATTACGGTTAAGTTAAATGATAATCGTGAATTTAAGGCTCGTATTATTGGTGCGGACGCTGCAACTGATTTGGCCCTGATAAAAATAGAAGGTGACGATTTTCCTGCAATGGAAGTTGGTAATTCTGATGCGTTGAAAGTAGGAGAGTGGGTACTTGCTGTAGGAAATCCATTTAATTTGACTTCAACAGTAACGGCTGGTATTGTAAGTGCCAAAGCTCGTACATTAGGTGTTTATAATCAAGGTGTGGAATCCTTTATTCAAACGGATGCCGCGATTAATCAAGGTAATAGTGGAGGGGCATTGGTTAACACGAAAGGAGAACTTGTGGGTATTAATGCTGTATTATCTTCTCCTACAGGGGCTTATGCTGGTTATGGATTTGCCATTCCAAGCAGTATAATGACTAAAGTGGTGTCTGATCTGAAACAATATGGTACTGTACAACGTGCTTTGTTGGGTATTAGAGGTGGCTCAATAAATGATGATCAACTGAGTGATGAGGCGATGAAAAAGGCGAAAGAGCTTGGAGTAGTTGATGGTGTGTTAGTTGGCCAGGTAATAGATGGTGGTTCTGCTTCTGCGGCAGGTATCAAAAAAGATGATGTGATTGTGGGGCTTGATGGCAAGAAAGTGAAAAATATGGCCGAATTGCAAGCGAGCTTAGCTGAACATCGTCCAGGAGATAAAGTTACTGTAAAACTGATTCGTGATAAGAAAGAAAAGAAAATAGGGGTAACTCTGAAAAATGAACAGGGCACTACGAAGGTGATGAAGAATGCCGGTATGGATATTCTAGGTGCTGCGTTCAAAGAAGTTTCTCCTGACTTGAAAAAGCAATTAAATCTGGGATATGGTTTGATGGTGACAGGAGTAACATCTGGCAAAATGGCAAATGCAGGTATC
This window of the uncultured Bacteroides sp. genome carries:
- a CDS encoding Do family serine endopeptidase — translated: MKQTTKNILGVCVIVLLSAGVAGLTSYMVLKPKAKPLAYDELFEQNSNARLTSYEGVNAQPVDLTLAAEKSVHAVVHIKSTQLSKVKTVDQQEPDLFDFFFGNGARSGRQRQMRTRPRVGYGSGVIISKDGYIVTNNHVIDGADEITVKLNDNREFKARIIGADAATDLALIKIEGDDFPAMEVGNSDALKVGEWVLAVGNPFNLTSTVTAGIVSAKARTLGVYNQGVESFIQTDAAINQGNSGGALVNTKGELVGINAVLSSPTGAYAGYGFAIPSSIMTKVVSDLKQYGTVQRALLGIRGGSINDDQLSDEAMKKAKELGVVDGVLVGQVIDGGSASAAGIKKDDVIVGLDGKKVKNMAELQASLAEHRPGDKVTVKLIRDKKEKKIGVTLKNEQGTTKVMKNAGMDILGAAFKEVSPDLKKQLNLGYGLMVTGVTSGKMANAGIRKGFIILKANGQMMKTENDLQKVFRAAVKSPEQVLFLTGMFPSGKRANYAVDLSQN